In Oreochromis aureus strain Israel breed Guangdong linkage group 20, ZZ_aureus, whole genome shotgun sequence, the following are encoded in one genomic region:
- the hnf4a gene encoding hepatocyte nuclear factor 4-alpha isoform X1 — MVRGENSGFKTYAWEEGEDDMVNVNSQVSSSMELPFDSSPAESANMNAASHLAAGSLCAICGDRATGKHYGASSCDGCKGFFRRSVRKNHMYSCRFNRQCIVDKDKRNQCRYCRLKKCFRAGMKKEAVQNERDRISTRRSSYEDSSLPSINALIQADVLSRQITSPAPILNGDIRTKKIATITDVCESMKQQLLVLVEWAKYIPAFCDLPLDDQVALLRAHAGEHLLLGAAKRSMLYKDILLLGNDHIIPRNCPELEVGRVAVRILDELVLPFQELQIDDNEYACLKAIVFFDPDAKGLSDPGKIKRMRYQVQVSLEDYINDRQYDSRGRFGELLLLLPTLQSITWQMIEQIQFVKLFGMAKIDNLLQEMLLGGSANEAPHAPHSLHPHLVQEHLSTNVIVTSNMPTPIHNGQISTPETPIPSPPAASSSEHYKMVQGVIATVPKQPTSIPQPTITKQEAI; from the exons ACTCCTCACCAGCTGAAAGCGCTAACATGAACGCCGCGAGCCACCTGGCTGCAGGCAGTTTGTGTGCCATATGTGGAGACAGAGCCACAGGTAAACACTACGGTGCCTCCAGCTGTGATGGCTGCAAGGGCTTCTTCAGACGCAGCGTCCGGAAAAACCACATGTATTCATGCAG GTTTAACAGACAATGCATTGTGGACAAAGACAAGAGAAATCAATGCAGGTATTGCCGACTGAAGAAGTGCTTCAGAGCTGGCATGAAGAAAGAAG ctgtacAGAATGAACGAGACAGAATCAGCACCAGGAGATCCAGCTATGAAGACAGCAGTTTACCATCCATCAACGCACTCATCCAGGCAGACGTGCTGTCAAGACAG ATCACATCCCCTGCTCCTATACTGAATGGTGACATACGGACTAAAAAGATCGCCACCATCACAGATGTGTGTGAGTCCATGAAACAGCAGCTGTTGGTCTTAGTGGAGTGGGCCAAGTACATCCCAGCCTTCTGTGACCTGCCCTTGGATGACCAG GTGGCATTGCTCCGAGCTCATGCAGGAGAACATCTCCTTCTCGGTGCTGCAAAGAGGTCCATGCTTTACAAAGACATCCTCTTATTAG GAAATGACCACATCATTCCCAGAAACTGCCCAGAGTTGGAGGTGGGCAGAGTAGCAGTGAGAATCCTGGATGAGCTGGTGCTTCCCTTCCAAGAGCTTCAGATAGATGACAATGAATATGCCTGCTTAAAAGCCATAGTTTTCTTTGACCCAG ATGCTAAAGGTCTGAGTGACCCTGGAAAGATCAAGCGGATGCGATACCAGGTCCAGGTGAGCTTGGAGGACTACATCAACGACAGGCAATATGACTCTCGAGGCCGTTTTGGAGAGCTTCTCCTGCTCCTGCCGACACTACAGAGCATCACTTGGCAAATGATTGAACAGATCCAGTTTGTGAAACTCTTCGGCATGGCCAAGATTGACAATCTGCTTCAAGAAATGCTTCTTGGAG GTTCTGCTAATGAAGCACCACATGCACCTCACTCTCTGCATCCTCACCTGGTTCAGGAGCACCTCAGCACCAATGTTATAGTGACCAGCAATATGCCAACGCCAATCCATAATGGTCAAATTT CCACTCCTGAAACCCCAATTCCATCTCCACCTGCTGCCTCCAGCTCAGAACATTATAAAATGGTTCAGGGGGTCATAGCCACTGTTCCCAAGCAGCCAACCTCCATCCCTCAACCAACTATTACAAAACAGGAGGCCATTTAA
- the hnf4a gene encoding hepatocyte nuclear factor 4-alpha isoform X2, giving the protein MDMADYSEALDPAYTTLEFENMQVLPLGADSSPAESANMNAASHLAAGSLCAICGDRATGKHYGASSCDGCKGFFRRSVRKNHMYSCRFNRQCIVDKDKRNQCRYCRLKKCFRAGMKKEAVQNERDRISTRRSSYEDSSLPSINALIQADVLSRQITSPAPILNGDIRTKKIATITDVCESMKQQLLVLVEWAKYIPAFCDLPLDDQVALLRAHAGEHLLLGAAKRSMLYKDILLLGNDHIIPRNCPELEVGRVAVRILDELVLPFQELQIDDNEYACLKAIVFFDPDAKGLSDPGKIKRMRYQVQVSLEDYINDRQYDSRGRFGELLLLLPTLQSITWQMIEQIQFVKLFGMAKIDNLLQEMLLGGSANEAPHAPHSLHPHLVQEHLSTNVIVTSNMPTPIHNGQISTPETPIPSPPAASSSEHYKMVQGVIATVPKQPTSIPQPTITKQEAI; this is encoded by the exons ACTCCTCACCAGCTGAAAGCGCTAACATGAACGCCGCGAGCCACCTGGCTGCAGGCAGTTTGTGTGCCATATGTGGAGACAGAGCCACAGGTAAACACTACGGTGCCTCCAGCTGTGATGGCTGCAAGGGCTTCTTCAGACGCAGCGTCCGGAAAAACCACATGTATTCATGCAG GTTTAACAGACAATGCATTGTGGACAAAGACAAGAGAAATCAATGCAGGTATTGCCGACTGAAGAAGTGCTTCAGAGCTGGCATGAAGAAAGAAG ctgtacAGAATGAACGAGACAGAATCAGCACCAGGAGATCCAGCTATGAAGACAGCAGTTTACCATCCATCAACGCACTCATCCAGGCAGACGTGCTGTCAAGACAG ATCACATCCCCTGCTCCTATACTGAATGGTGACATACGGACTAAAAAGATCGCCACCATCACAGATGTGTGTGAGTCCATGAAACAGCAGCTGTTGGTCTTAGTGGAGTGGGCCAAGTACATCCCAGCCTTCTGTGACCTGCCCTTGGATGACCAG GTGGCATTGCTCCGAGCTCATGCAGGAGAACATCTCCTTCTCGGTGCTGCAAAGAGGTCCATGCTTTACAAAGACATCCTCTTATTAG GAAATGACCACATCATTCCCAGAAACTGCCCAGAGTTGGAGGTGGGCAGAGTAGCAGTGAGAATCCTGGATGAGCTGGTGCTTCCCTTCCAAGAGCTTCAGATAGATGACAATGAATATGCCTGCTTAAAAGCCATAGTTTTCTTTGACCCAG ATGCTAAAGGTCTGAGTGACCCTGGAAAGATCAAGCGGATGCGATACCAGGTCCAGGTGAGCTTGGAGGACTACATCAACGACAGGCAATATGACTCTCGAGGCCGTTTTGGAGAGCTTCTCCTGCTCCTGCCGACACTACAGAGCATCACTTGGCAAATGATTGAACAGATCCAGTTTGTGAAACTCTTCGGCATGGCCAAGATTGACAATCTGCTTCAAGAAATGCTTCTTGGAG GTTCTGCTAATGAAGCACCACATGCACCTCACTCTCTGCATCCTCACCTGGTTCAGGAGCACCTCAGCACCAATGTTATAGTGACCAGCAATATGCCAACGCCAATCCATAATGGTCAAATTT CCACTCCTGAAACCCCAATTCCATCTCCACCTGCTGCCTCCAGCTCAGAACATTATAAAATGGTTCAGGGGGTCATAGCCACTGTTCCCAAGCAGCCAACCTCCATCCCTCAACCAACTATTACAAAACAGGAGGCCATTTAA
- the hnf4a gene encoding hepatocyte nuclear factor 4-alpha isoform X3, with product MNAASHLAAGSLCAICGDRATGKHYGASSCDGCKGFFRRSVRKNHMYSCRFNRQCIVDKDKRNQCRYCRLKKCFRAGMKKEAVQNERDRISTRRSSYEDSSLPSINALIQADVLSRQITSPAPILNGDIRTKKIATITDVCESMKQQLLVLVEWAKYIPAFCDLPLDDQVALLRAHAGEHLLLGAAKRSMLYKDILLLGNDHIIPRNCPELEVGRVAVRILDELVLPFQELQIDDNEYACLKAIVFFDPDAKGLSDPGKIKRMRYQVQVSLEDYINDRQYDSRGRFGELLLLLPTLQSITWQMIEQIQFVKLFGMAKIDNLLQEMLLGGSANEAPHAPHSLHPHLVQEHLSTNVIVTSNMPTPIHNGQISTPETPIPSPPAASSSEHYKMVQGVIATVPKQPTSIPQPTITKQEAI from the exons ATGAACGCCGCGAGCCACCTGGCTGCAGGCAGTTTGTGTGCCATATGTGGAGACAGAGCCACAGGTAAACACTACGGTGCCTCCAGCTGTGATGGCTGCAAGGGCTTCTTCAGACGCAGCGTCCGGAAAAACCACATGTATTCATGCAG GTTTAACAGACAATGCATTGTGGACAAAGACAAGAGAAATCAATGCAGGTATTGCCGACTGAAGAAGTGCTTCAGAGCTGGCATGAAGAAAGAAG ctgtacAGAATGAACGAGACAGAATCAGCACCAGGAGATCCAGCTATGAAGACAGCAGTTTACCATCCATCAACGCACTCATCCAGGCAGACGTGCTGTCAAGACAG ATCACATCCCCTGCTCCTATACTGAATGGTGACATACGGACTAAAAAGATCGCCACCATCACAGATGTGTGTGAGTCCATGAAACAGCAGCTGTTGGTCTTAGTGGAGTGGGCCAAGTACATCCCAGCCTTCTGTGACCTGCCCTTGGATGACCAG GTGGCATTGCTCCGAGCTCATGCAGGAGAACATCTCCTTCTCGGTGCTGCAAAGAGGTCCATGCTTTACAAAGACATCCTCTTATTAG GAAATGACCACATCATTCCCAGAAACTGCCCAGAGTTGGAGGTGGGCAGAGTAGCAGTGAGAATCCTGGATGAGCTGGTGCTTCCCTTCCAAGAGCTTCAGATAGATGACAATGAATATGCCTGCTTAAAAGCCATAGTTTTCTTTGACCCAG ATGCTAAAGGTCTGAGTGACCCTGGAAAGATCAAGCGGATGCGATACCAGGTCCAGGTGAGCTTGGAGGACTACATCAACGACAGGCAATATGACTCTCGAGGCCGTTTTGGAGAGCTTCTCCTGCTCCTGCCGACACTACAGAGCATCACTTGGCAAATGATTGAACAGATCCAGTTTGTGAAACTCTTCGGCATGGCCAAGATTGACAATCTGCTTCAAGAAATGCTTCTTGGAG GTTCTGCTAATGAAGCACCACATGCACCTCACTCTCTGCATCCTCACCTGGTTCAGGAGCACCTCAGCACCAATGTTATAGTGACCAGCAATATGCCAACGCCAATCCATAATGGTCAAATTT CCACTCCTGAAACCCCAATTCCATCTCCACCTGCTGCCTCCAGCTCAGAACATTATAAAATGGTTCAGGGGGTCATAGCCACTGTTCCCAAGCAGCCAACCTCCATCCCTCAACCAACTATTACAAAACAGGAGGCCATTTAA
- the ttpal gene encoding alpha-tocopherol transfer protein-like, with amino-acid sequence MADQHESIDLGGPTVDSSAAARHSWFPSPPPPIYSCTLTPELVAKAREELQEKPEWRLRDVQALRDMILKEQPNLRTRLDDAFLLRFLRARKFDYDRALQLLLNYHAGRKAWPEVFQDLKPSTVKRVLDLGFLTVLPRPDPNGRYILCLRPGKWKPNDYPFVDNVRAIYLTLEKLIQPEETQVNGIVILADYTGVGMSQASNPGPFLAKKVVSILQDGFPIRIKAVNIINEPRIFKGIFAIIKPFLKEKMAERYILHGSDLRSLHRNIPRSVLPEEYGGTAGQLDMSAWSRLLLDCEEEFVVEFCQPDPLEGVVLPESMLFEGEQASGHDDDTFRGLRSQLYYCY; translated from the exons ATGGCCGATCAGCATGAGTCCATCGATCTCGGTGGTCCTACAGTGGACTCGTCAGCAGCTGCAAGGCACAGCTGGTTCCCCAGTCCCCCACCACCCATCTATTCCTGTACCCTGACCCCTGAACTGGTGGCCAAGGCACGCGAGGAGCTCCAGGAGAAGCCAGAATGGCGTCTACGAGATGTCCAAGCACTGAGGGACATGATACTTAAG GAACAGCCCAATCTCAGGACACGACTTGATGATGCCTTCCTGCTGCGCTTCCTGCGGGCCAGGAAGTTCGACTATGACCGTGCCCTGCAGCTGCTCCTCAATTACCATGCAGGACGTAAGGCTTGGCCAGAGGTGTTCCAGGACCTGAAGCCATCCACAGTGAAACGCGTCCTCGACCTGGGCTTTCTCACAGTGCTGCCACGGCCGGACCCCAACGGAAGATACATCCTCTGTCTGCGTCCAG GAAAATGGAAACCAAATGATTACCCATTTGTTGACAATGTGAGAGCAATTTATCTGACTCTGGAGAAGCTGATTCAGCCGGAGGAAACGCAGGTGAACGGCATTGTTATTTTAGCAGACTACACCGGAGTGGGTATGTCACAAGCGTCCAATCCAGGCCCGTTCCTCGCCAAAAAAGTTGTGAGCATCCTCCAG GATGGGTTTCCGATCAGAATCAAGGCCGTTAACATAATTAATGAGCCGCGGATATTCAAAGGGATCTTTGCTATAATTAAGCCCTTTCTCAAGGAGAAGATGGCAGAGAGG TACATCCTCCACGGTTCAGACCTGCGCTCCCTGCACCGGAACATCCCACGATCGGTCCTACCAGAGGAATACGGCGGCACTGCGGGCCAGCTGGACATGAGTGCGTGGTCAAGACTGCTGCTGGACTGCGAGGAGGAATTTGTAGTGGAGTTCTGCCAGCCGGATCCACTAGAGGGCGTGGTGCTTCCAGAGTCCATGCTCTTTGAAGGAGAGCAGGCCAGCGGGCATGATGACGACACCTTCAGGGGGCTGCGCTCTCAGCTTTACTACTGTTACTGA